GCAGTTTCTCCTGGGGAATAAACAGCCCTGTCTTCCGTATCACTAAGAATGATTGAACCTGCACCAATAATGTTTTCTTTGCCGATATTGATGTAATTTCGGATAGTAGCATTCAAACCAATAAAAGTGTATTCTCCTATAGATGCTCCACCACCAAGCACGACATCAGCACTCAGAAAACAGTGATCGTTAATAACAGAATGGTGTCCAATTTGGTTTCCATTGGCAATGATACAGTTGTTACCAATGACTGTAAAAGGTTGAATTACGTTATTTTCCAGAATTAGGCAATTTTCACCTACTGGTGTGCCGTAATAGATTGTCCGAGAACTAATGTAGGAAATAAAGCTATACCCCCGCTGTTTGGCGTTGTGGTATTTTTCCGTACGCAATCTGTTGACCTTCTTGTAACTAATGGGAATTAACAGCTTGTATTCCTGAGGTGAATAATATTTTTCAAGTGTTTGATAGGGGACAACTGGTAAATTACAAAAACTTTCTGCATTGATGTGGTCTTCATCAACAGTAAACCCAACTATCTCATGTTCAGAATCATGTTGCAGATAAAAATTAACAGCTTCTGCCCAACCAGTATTTCCGAAAATCACAACCTTAGCCATAAGTTATTCTACTACTTGATTAATTTGGTAAAGTTTCATCTTGCATTATCTAATTTTCTTTCACTTGACCTTTGAATTCTGCCGATGATGTATAACCTTCTTGGTTAATTCCTTCTTGTTTCCATACTTTAAAAACTGTGAGGAAAATAATTTTCAAGTCCAGCCATAAACTCCAATTATCAATATAGAAGACATCTAGATGAAATTTTTCCTCCCAATTAATAGCATTGCGACCGCAAACTTGAGCTAAACCTGTAATCCCTGGTTTTACTTGATGACGACGTGCTTGTTCTGGGGTATAACGGTCAAGATACCTAACTAATAATGGACGTGGACCGATAAAACTCATATCTCCTTTAAGAATATTCCAAAGTTGGGGAAGTTCGTCAAGACTGGTTTTACGCAAAAATTCACCTAAAGCTGTGAGCCGTTTTTCATCGCTGAGGAGATTACCTTTTTCATCGCGCTCATTGGTCATGGTACGGAATTTGTAGAAGTTGAAAATATCAGCATCTCTACCAGGACGGGGTTGGGTAAATAAAACTGGACTACCCATATTTATGTAAATGGCGATCGCTACTATAATCAATAGAGGAGAAAGAAGAATTAAGGTGATCGCTGCGATGATTCTATCTAATATTGATTTAATAAATCTGTGATACTTGTTCATTAATTTACCTTTATTTCAAAATAAAAAAAGCCAGAAATACGAAATATTAAGCACAGGGATATATTTAGTTTTTATTATGTATACCTACTGATTTTGACGGTGGCTAAATTCATGAAAATCTTTTTTTGATAGCCATGCCGTGAATAATTTACAGAATAAACTCAATTTATAAGAATCAATCGCCAGCATGGCACTACTTTTATTAATATTTGATTAACCATAAAAAAAATATTACCCCATTATTTTTATTGAATGAGGTAATAATATTAATGATGAAAATATCAAAAAATAGCTGTAAATTTTTGATGAAGAACAAGGATGTTTTTTATCTTTGTGTTAGAGGATGTTTGAAAAGTTTTTAATGTATAAATAAACCCCTCTCCAAACCTCTCCCCGATGCGGGGAGAGGCTTTGAAACCCCCATTCCCAGCCTTCGGCACGCTGCGCTAACGTAGGGAAGGGGGGAAGGGGGGTTAGGTTTCTGGAGATTATCGGTTTCATCTAATACTTTTCAAACACCCTCTTAGTTATGTTGATGACTTTTTGCTATGGTCATGAAAATCAGTTTAAAACTAGATTTTTTGTAGATATAACACCGGCATATAAAGCTTCATGTCGCTTAATAATATGGCGGAGGTCATAATCTACTATCCGGTTACGCCCTTGCTGAACCATGATGCGAGCTTCTTGAGGATGATCCAATATCCGTGCCATTGCCTTTGTTAGTTCTTCTATATCACCCACTTGAACAAGAAGACCACAACCGTCCGCTAGTAAATCTCTAGTTCCCCTAATTGCTGTACTAATCACAGGAGTCTCTATTGACAACGACTCCATTACACATCGGGGTAGTCCTTCCTGTTCGGAAGCCAATATAGTAGCTACCGATATAGACATTAAAGTTGTAATATCCTGGCGCACACCCAAAAAATTAACTTGATGTTGTACCCCCAATTGCATAGCTAACTGTTGCATTTGCTGCATTAGTGGACCATCTCCAGCAAAAGCTAGGCGGGTATTAGGTCGAGCTAGATCAGCAAATGCCTTTAAAACATCTTGAGGACGTTTGCGAGGAATAAACTCAGCCACTGACAAAAATAGTGGAGTCTCTGCACTTAGTTCCAACTCTTGACGAACCCGTTCAAGTTCAGAGATAGGAGTCGCATCAGAACTGTAGTAGTTGATATCTACACCAATTCCTGGCATATAATAAATTTTATCTGGAGGATTAATTTGATATCGCTTTGCTGCTTGCTCATCATCACGATTAATCACAACTAAATAATCATGCCAATGCCCTGCCAATTTCTCTAATCCTAAGAATACAGCATTCTTTAATGGTTTACCACCAGGATGGAAGTGAAAGCCGTGGGCGGTGTATATGACCTTTGTATGGAGTTGCTTTTTTAAGTCCTTCAGAGCATATCTGGTCACGAAACCAGCCACTGGCGTATGAACATGAACTATATCATATTTCTCTTGCCGCACTATCTCTTGGATAATTTGCGGTGTACCCAGAAAATTGCGTGGGTCTAGGGGGTTGCGTGACCATTGTATATCCCAAACATGATCAAATGTCTGCACGCAATCTGCACAAGCTGAAATTCCACAAGCCATACCATCTACACACCAACCTTGATCACGGAAGTGGCGGGCAAAAGGCAGGATAAACCCGCGTAGAGTAGCAGGGATTGTCGCTACCATTAAAATCTTTTTCATTCTATTTTTCAAAGAGTTAGTTGATCTTTACTAATAGACATCTCCAGAAAAGAATGTAGAGCCGAGAATCCCTACTCAGGTCACGTCTCTACGAGGGTTCTAGGAAATGCACATTTAATTTTTACCAGATGTCTAATGTTTCTGAGTCAAGAGCCATGCTTCTGTCTGCCCCCGCACATAACGGTAGAACGCAATTCTTTGATCACGCAGCATTTCATCTTTGTACTCTTTAGCTTTCTCTAGATTACGGGCTGACATTTGAGCCATGCGTTCTGGATTAGTCACAACCTCCCGAATTTTTGCTGCTAGAGCTGCTACATCACCAGGTGGCACCATATCCTCCGGTGGTATTAATTCTGGGATACCACCTACCGTAGAACCAATACAGGGTAATGCTCGTGCCATTGCTTCTACCATTGCTCTAGGTAGACCTTCTTGATAAGAAGGTAAAATAAATAAATCCGCTTGATCTAACTCAGTGATTACAGCTTTTCCTGCCCCCAACTGACCACGGAAACAGACTCGCTCTTTTAAACCCAAGACTGCTGCTTGTGTCTCCAGTTCAGTTCTGTGTTTACCATCGCCAATTATGGTCAATTTCAGGTTTATTCCTTCTTGTACACAGATAGCCATAGCACTGAGCAGTATGTTAGGAGCTTTATAGAGTTGAGCTAAAGTACCCACAAAGATCAGATTTAATGGACTCATCTTGTGAAATTGACGGGGAGTTAAGACCAAAAACTTTTCTGAAATGTCTACGTCTGATATTCCTACTGAATAGTTGGGACAAGGGTATCTAGTTTGTAACGCCTGTTTGGTGACATAAGCTGCTGCACAAGCTCTAGCACATTGTCGCCGCAATGTCTGAGGATACCACCACCGGAAAAACGGGCGCAAAGGATGTCGAATAGAACCTGGAGCAAAGACATCATAAGGATCAGCAACCACTTCTACAGCATAGGGATGATGGGCGGCACGTAGTTTTGGTTCGATACACGAGGCAATTGTCGAACTTACTCTTAAAATCACAGCATCTTCTGTCCTTACAGCCTGTTGAGCAGCACGTTTCACCTGGAGTGATTGCTGCAAATACTGCACTGGTCCAATGTAGTAAGGAATGGCAGCAAAGGAAACATGATCGCCATTAGCCTCTTTCCAATCAGACGGTACTGTTGGTAAATCCCGAACACGGGCAACTACCTGCACATGATCAAAAACCTCCAGATATCGCTGCCAAAATGAATATGGGAACTGTGTTTGTGTCCATACTATTCCATCCGGTGTGCGATCAAAACGGTATTCAAGTGCAACGACAATGTTCATAAGATTTTATAAAATGAGGAATTTTTTCCGTACTTGCATTAGAGGATCTTGATATTTAGTCCGGTAGAATCATATTTTTTTACTTTGCATAAATTCCCTACAAAATATGATCAGCTAAAATAATTGATTTATTTATCAATTTCTTTTGAGAACTGAACCAAACAACTAAAACAGGCAAGCCACTATTTTTGATTAAGAAAAATATGTCATTATCAAGGTCACTTGTAAGGATCACAAAACAAAAATTGACAAGCATAGGTAATAAAATCAAGCGACTATCTGAAAATTTCCAGTTAAGAAGGCAACGATGAACCCAGCCAACCAAAATCCCTAGTGGGATAAATGCCAGGGGGACAACAAAAAAACCAAAGTTGAGCATTGCTTCACCTGTAATTCCGTAGACTTTGGAAGTCTCCCATACACCCAATTTGTAAGATCCTTTACCAAATAATAGTTCTGTTCCTTGTATAACCTTATGTTTGAAAGGCTTATGAGGCATGATGAATTTAGGTATTAAAATAGTTGCTGCTGCTAGATAGGTTTCTCCCCAAACATATTCATAATCACTATTAGGAAGCATCAATCTGTAGAGCATATAAGCTTGAATATCACTGCGTCCGATATCTCCCAGAAGCAAGCCTTGTAAGGTTCGCCCCGATTTCTCTTCCAATTCGGTAGCATCCTCACGACTTTTTAGTGCCGTATTGATTCCATCCACACCTCCTGCTTTGAAAAAACCATACAAGTACATAAAAAAGATCAGAAAAACTAGTCCTATAGCTACTTCTTTTTTAGTAATTCGGCGGATCATGAAATGAATCATCCCTGCTGCCCAGAATAAAGCCCAGATTGTATTAGAACGACTACCTCGAAGACCACCAAAAAACATTTGCAATACTAGAAATAGCAGCAATACTAAAATTAATACTGGCCAAGATTGTAGGCGTTTATTTTTTTGGGCATAAACGCTAAATGCCATCATTGCTAGGATAGGGAAGCTTTCTGAAAATAAGAACACAATCCCCATCCCTTCTAAATTTGAACCACCCTCTTGACTTGCAGAAGCAATATAGCCCATGAGTCCACCAAACTGCTGATAGACTCCAATTTGAAGTACCGCAGAAAAGATCATGGTAAAGGTGACAAGATAATAAAAACGCTGGAGATTGATTTGCCAATAGGTGTAAGTTGATGGATTTTTTGGTTTTTTGGTAATTAGGTTTCTGGAAAAGCGATATACTACAAGACCTAATAAGTTGAGGATTGCCATGCCACCTAGCCAAGGTCTCCAGTCTGGTGGGTAGTCAAACCAAGGTTCTAACCAACTGTCCCAGCTAACATGAAGTATGGGGGCTAAAAAAAAGAAGTGGAAACCTAATACACCGATAATCCCAACTGGGTCAAAAATATTTAGGCGATTGCGAAACCAGTTAACAGTATCAATACCAATCAAAATTCCACTTAATGTGACAGGTATTAAAAACCAATGCTCGAACTGTTTTGAGGTGTTAAGACACCACAACAGTATTATGCAGCAAATAAAAACAGAAATAAAGATACTGTCTACATAAGTCTTGGGGAAAACTGTTTTGTGATTCATTATGGAATCGCTTTGGTAAACTGGGTTTGATAAATCTTTTCCAACTGTTGTACTGAAGTTTCAATGTTGAAAGGACTAGTTTTTACAAGTTCCAGAGCGTCTGGTTGAATATGATCAGAGAGTTTAGATCGCTGAGACAGGATCTCCTGACCCCACTCGGAAACAGGCTGCTGGAGAGATAGTCGCTTGACTAAGTGCTTTACTACGTCTGCTGCTTCTGGAATCACATCCGATAAAATACAGGGTAATCCTGCTGCTTGGGCTTCAATTAAAACTAAGCCTAATCCTTCACCGAGGGAGGGAAATAAAAATACATCCATAGCACCGCGCATAAGTCTGGCGACATCAGGACGGCTACCTGCCAAGATGACCCGATCCGCAATACCAATATCCCTAGCTTGCTGGGTGATTTCGGATCTTAAACTACCTTCACCAACCAGTAAAAGGTATGCTTGCGGTACTTTGCTGGTAACACTAGCGAAAATTTTCAGAAGAAATTGATGATTTTTTTCTTTTTCCAAGCGACCAACATGACCAATAACAAAAGCATCTGGTGGAATATTCAATTCATTGCGAATCTCAAAACTATCTATAGGTTGTTGAAAAGAAGTCAAATTTATACCGGAGTAAAGTATTCGCCACTGAGGATAATTTTTCCAATTTTGACCAAATAAATCTGCATTAGCAACTTCGCTGCATCCTAGACCAATAGTAGAATGACGCTTAATCAAATATTTCGTCAACCCTAGATACAATTGGCGATATATTCCTTGGTGAGTTTCTAGTGCCGAGCTACAATGGCTATGGATAATACGGGTGGGTACTCCAGCTTGTTGGGCTAAATGCAAGACATAACCACTGAAGTAATGAACGTGACTATGGACGATATCATAAATTCCATGTTTGTCTAGGATCTGCCGGAAGTTGGCAGCATATAGCCAAGGTTTTGAGGGATTTAAGCAAGGAATAATCTTGCTACCAAGGGCGCGAATTTCATCATCGTAAGCACAAGGTTTATCGGTATGAACCAAAAAATCCATTTGAAAGTGATCGCGGTCAATATAACGGAGAATATTCATCAGCCAGGTTTCGATGCCGCCCCGATTCATCCCGCCGACAACATGAAGGATACGCTTTTTCATGATTTGTATTTACTCTTTTAATCATTGATAACGCAATATACAGCGGTTCTTGATTGAATGAGGTACATGAACCCCACCCCCAACCCCCTCCCCGCTTTTCGAGAGGGGGCTATGATGTACCTCATCACAGCAGGAAGTGCTGTAATTAAAATTAATTGGCAAAAATATTCACCATTGCTAGGAAGTTTGACCCAATCAGGTAATCATTTTTATTAGGCATATTTTTTAAACTTAACATCACGGTTGAAATTCCTTTCTCTTTAGTTATTTTTACAGGTTTAATGTAAATGGACACCTCTTTTTTTCCAGATGGAATCGTCACCGCATCAGAAATATATTGATAATCAACTCCATTTTTAGCTGTGCCTCTGATTGTGTATTTAACCTGTAAGTTCTGACTGATATCACCTGTACGATTGATACGGAAATGCCCTAAAGGTTCAGATTTAGAGGTATAGGAATTGGCTGCTATTATTTCCACAATTGTAGGATTACTATGGGTAAATCGTAAATCAACATATTTGTTTTTGATCTCAAAGTTTGCATCTGTGGGATTAGTAATCAGTTTTTCATTAACATACATATTATCAAAGTTGACATTGCTAATATTTATTTCTCGATTATGTCCTTGAAAACTTGAAGGTTCGCTGCCAAGATCAGCAACTTTTAAATTATAAAAATAAATATTTTTAATATACCCTAAAGTATTTAGAGTGGATGTAGGCTCCCAATTAGCTTTGATGATATGCCACTGAAATAGGGAAGATGAAGCGTCTCCTTTTTTTTTGTTAACTATTTCTTCTACTCTAATATTCTTAAAATAAATATTTTCAAAGTTTGCGCCTGTAACTGGCCAGAA
The window above is part of the Dolichospermum sp. DET69 genome. Proteins encoded here:
- a CDS encoding acetyltransferase — translated: MAKVVIFGNTGWAEAVNFYLQHDSEHEIVGFTVDEDHINAESFCNLPVVPYQTLEKYYSPQEYKLLIPISYKKVNRLRTEKYHNAKQRGYSFISYISSRTIYYGTPVGENCLILENNVIQPFTVIGNNCIIANGNQIGHHSVINDHCFLSADVVLGGGASIGEYTFIGLNATIRNYINIGKENIIGAGSIILSDTEDRAVYSPGETAKFEVPSNLIHV
- a CDS encoding sugar transferase, which translates into the protein MNKYHRFIKSILDRIIAAITLILLSPLLIIVAIAIYINMGSPVLFTQPRPGRDADIFNFYKFRTMTNERDEKGNLLSDEKRLTALGEFLRKTSLDELPQLWNILKGDMSFIGPRPLLVRYLDRYTPEQARRHQVKPGITGLAQVCGRNAINWEEKFHLDVFYIDNWSLWLDLKIIFLTVFKVWKQEGINQEGYTSSAEFKGQVKEN
- a CDS encoding glycosyltransferase, with translation MKKILMVATIPATLRGFILPFARHFRDQGWCVDGMACGISACADCVQTFDHVWDIQWSRNPLDPRNFLGTPQIIQEIVRQEKYDIVHVHTPVAGFVTRYALKDLKKQLHTKVIYTAHGFHFHPGGKPLKNAVFLGLEKLAGHWHDYLVVINRDDEQAAKRYQINPPDKIYYMPGIGVDINYYSSDATPISELERVRQELELSAETPLFLSVAEFIPRKRPQDVLKAFADLARPNTRLAFAGDGPLMQQMQQLAMQLGVQHQVNFLGVRQDITTLMSISVATILASEQEGLPRCVMESLSIETPVISTAIRGTRDLLADGCGLLVQVGDIEELTKAMARILDHPQEARIMVQQGRNRIVDYDLRHIIKRHEALYAGVISTKNLVLN
- a CDS encoding glycosyltransferase family 4 protein, yielding MNIVVALEYRFDRTPDGIVWTQTQFPYSFWQRYLEVFDHVQVVARVRDLPTVPSDWKEANGDHVSFAAIPYYIGPVQYLQQSLQVKRAAQQAVRTEDAVILRVSSTIASCIEPKLRAAHHPYAVEVVADPYDVFAPGSIRHPLRPFFRWWYPQTLRRQCARACAAAYVTKQALQTRYPCPNYSVGISDVDISEKFLVLTPRQFHKMSPLNLIFVGTLAQLYKAPNILLSAMAICVQEGINLKLTIIGDGKHRTELETQAAVLGLKERVCFRGQLGAGKAVITELDQADLFILPSYQEGLPRAMVEAMARALPCIGSTVGGIPELIPPEDMVPPGDVAALAAKIREVVTNPERMAQMSARNLEKAKEYKDEMLRDQRIAFYRYVRGQTEAWLLTQKH
- a CDS encoding glycosyltransferase family 1 protein, giving the protein MKKRILHVVGGMNRGGIETWLMNILRYIDRDHFQMDFLVHTDKPCAYDDEIRALGSKIIPCLNPSKPWLYAANFRQILDKHGIYDIVHSHVHYFSGYVLHLAQQAGVPTRIIHSHCSSALETHQGIYRQLYLGLTKYLIKRHSTIGLGCSEVANADLFGQNWKNYPQWRILYSGINLTSFQQPIDSFEIRNELNIPPDAFVIGHVGRLEKEKNHQFLLKIFASVTSKVPQAYLLLVGEGSLRSEITQQARDIGIADRVILAGSRPDVARLMRGAMDVFLFPSLGEGLGLVLIEAQAAGLPCILSDVIPEAADVVKHLVKRLSLQQPVSEWGQEILSQRSKLSDHIQPDALELVKTSPFNIETSVQQLEKIYQTQFTKAIP